A single region of the Ziziphus jujuba cultivar Dongzao chromosome 10, ASM3175591v1 genome encodes:
- the LOC107411045 gene encoding tropinone reductase homolog At1g07440 encodes MGDTVHIGGRESRWFLHGMTALVTGGTKGIGHAIVEELAGFGAVIHTCSRHESELNECLNQWEMKGFRVTGSFCDVLSPTGREKLINKVSSLFNGKLHIVINNVGVGERKPTEEYTAEDISFLMGTNFDSAYNICQLAHPLLKASGAGSIVFVSSVSGVFAVNVGSLYCSAKGAINQLTKYLACEWAKDNIRSNSVAPGVIRTPPVEREMNNEEFIKLVNSRTPAGRVGEPKEVSSLVAFLCLPAASYITGQTICVDGGVTVNGFFLP; translated from the exons ATGGGCGACACAGTTCATATTGGTGGCAGAGAAAGCAGGTGGTTTCTTCATGGAATGACTGCTCTTGTAACCGGTGGCACTAAAGGGATTGG gcATGCAATTGTGGAGGAATTGGCCGGATTTGGGGCAGTTATTCATACATGTAGCAGGCACGAATCTGAGCTCAATGAATGCTTAAACCAATGGGAGATGAAGGGCTTTCGAGTTACTGGTTCTTTCTGTGATGTTTTGTCTCCAACAGGTCGAGAAAAGCTAATAAACAAGGTCTCTTCTCTGTTTAATGGGAAACTCCACATCGTT ATAAACAATGTCGGAGTGGGTGAAAGGAAACCAACAGAAGAGTATACAGCAGAAGATATATCATTTCTAATGGGTACAAATTTTGATTCTGCTTATAACATATGCCAACTCGCACATCCTCTTCTGAAAGCTTCAGGGGCAGGAAGCATTGTCTTTGTGTCTTCTGTGTCTGGTGTCTTTGCAGTAAATGTTGGATCCTTATATTGTTCAGCTAAAG GTGCAATAAACCAGCTAACAAAATATTTGGCTTGCGAATGGGCAAAGGACAATATAAGGTCTAATTCGGTTGCACCTGGGGTTATCAGAACGCCCCCTGTTGAACGG GAAATGAACAACGAAGAATTTATCAAACTTGTGAATTCCCGGACTCCAGCTGGCCGTGTTGGAGAGCCAAAAGAGGTTTCGTCGTTGGTAGCATTTCTATGCTTACCTGCAGCCTCTTACATAACAGGACAGACTATTTGTGTTGATGGAGGAGTGACAGTGAATGGTTTCTTCCTTCCTTGA
- the LOC132799670 gene encoding tropinone reductase homolog At1g07440-like, with protein MHEEVDDYGGEDEHDVVDLIEAIEEVSGEDINGDPIVYVLQKVLYSDKRHAIVEELAGLGAKVHTCSRNEDQLNQCLHEWEMKKFQVFGSVCDLVSPADREELINKVSSLFNGKLHIIVCFFSLSLFTAYLVVSILVTYKLWKNCPSKRYSSYNMCQLAHPLLKASGAGSIVFVSSIFGVVSINTGSIYSATKGNFSVCSLIMLQK; from the exons ATGCATGAAGAAGTGGATGATTATGGGGGTGAAGATGAACATGATGTGGTTGATTTGATTGAGGCCATTGAAGAAGTTAGTGGGGAAGATATTAATGGGGACCCAATCGTATACGTTTTACAGAAAGTTCTCTACTCAGACAAAAG GCATGCTATTGTGGAGGAATTGGCAGGTCTAGGGGCAAAAGTGCATACATGTTCTCGGAATGAAGATCAACTTAATCAATGCTTACATGAATGGGAGATGAAGAAATTTCAAGTGTTTGGATCCGTCTGTGATTTAGTTTCTCCAGCAGACAGAGAGGAGTTGATAAACAAAGTTTCATCTCTGTTCAATGGAAAACTTCACATCATTgtatgttttttctctttatctttATTTACAGCATACTTAGTGGTTAGTATTCTTGTTACatataaattatggaaaaacTGTCCTTCTAAGAG GTATTCATCATACAACATGTGCCAACTTGCACATCCTCTTCTGAAAGCTTCAGGAGCAGGCTCCATTGTCTTTGTCTCCTCTATTTTTGGTGTGGTATCAATAAACACCGGATCCATATATTCTGCAACAAAAGGCAATTTCTCTGTTTGTTCATTAATTATGTtgcaaaaatag